Genomic window (Bacteroidota bacterium):
GCCAAGCGCGGTGGCGCGGGCTGTTGCGGCCCGGCTTCTGCGGTGGCGGAGAAGTCCAACCGGACCTTCTGCGCGCTGTTCCTGCCTAGGGGCCTCGTAAAACGGGTAGGGGCACCCGTGTCAAGGCCAGCGGTGAATCGACGTGCTGAGCGGTTGCCCTGAAATGCTGAACGGACCGCCAAGACGGTCCGTTCAGGGAATTCGTAGAAGCGAGGAGGTCGCTAGGCGCCGAAGCTGGAGCCGCAACCGCAAGTCTCCGTGGCGTTCGGGTTCTCGAACACGAAGCCGCGCGCGTCGAGCCCGTCGTGGTAGTCGACCGTCGTGCCCATGAGGTAGAGCCCATGGCGCTTGTCCATGAAGATGGCGACGCCGTCCTGCTCGAACTGGAGGTCGTGCTCCTTCTGCTTGTCGAAGCCGAGGATGTAGCTCATACCCGAGCAGCCGCCGCCGCGGACGCCCACGCGGAGCCCGTAGCCGTCGGGGATCTGCTTGTTGGCGATGATCTTCTTCACCTCCGTCGAGGCACGATCGGAGAGAATGACCGGGTTCGGACGCTTCTTCGTTTTGGCCGGGGCAACGGCGATATCGACGCTCATGGCGATGGAGGCTACGGGACGATGGGTGGTTGGGGCGGGAAGAACCGAGGCGTGCACGGGCTGTTCCGGCCTCACGGAATCTCCGGCGCACCGTGCCGGGCAGTAGAACGCCGGGCCAAGCGTACTACGCCAAGAGCATGTCGGGACCGAGCCTGTGTGAGCGCGGAGCCCGTTCAAGCGTGGAGCCCGAGCGAGATCCGGGGTGCGGCGTATCCTACCCCGCTTGTCGCCAACGCCGCACCCATGTCCGACCCTACCTGGATCTCCCTGCTGCCCCCCGTCCTCGCCATCGTGTTGGCGATCTGGACGCGGCAGGTCTACGCTTCGCTCGCGGCGGGCGTCTGGCTCGGCTGGACGATCCTCAACGGCTGGAACCCGCTCGCCGGGCTGGGCGCGGCCATCGAGGCGGCGGTGGCCGTCGTGGGCGACGCGGGCAACGCGCGGGTGCTCGGCTTCACGCTCGTGATCGGCGCGCTCATAGCCACGATAGAGGCTAGCGGCGGCGTGCGCGGCTTCGTCGACTGGCTCGAACGGCGGCGGCTCGTCACGTCGGGGCGGCGGGCGCGGCTGCTCGCCTTCGTGATCGGCGTCGTCATCTTCATCGAGTCGAACATCACCGTGCTCGTCGCCGGGGCCGTCGGGCGGCCGCTCTTCGACCGCTACCGGCTCTCCCGCGAGAAGCTTGCCTACCTCATCGACGCGACCTCGGCAAGCGTGTGCATCCTGATCCCACTCAACGCGTGGGGCGCATACGTGCTTGCGCTCCTCGGCGAGGTCGGCGTGGACGACCCGCTGGGCACGTTTGTCGCCGCGATCCCGCTTAACCTTTACGCGCTCGCGGCAGTCACCCTCGCGGCCATCGTCGCAGTGACGGGCTGGACGATTGGCCCGATGAAGCGGGCTGAGGCGCGCGCAGCCACCGGACAGATCGCCGACGATGATGCTGCCCCGATGCTAGACGAAGCGGCCCTCGTACCGGACCCGACCACGGCGATTCCGCCCCGCCCAGTCAACATGCTGCTCCCACTCGGCGTGATGGTCGTGATGATGCCGCTCGGCCTCCTCATCACAGGCGGCGGCGACCTCCGTGCCGGGAGTGGCTCCACAAGCGTGCTGTGGGCTGTCCTCGCCGGGCTGGCCGTTGCCTGGGTCTTGCTGCTCGCCCAGCGCGCGTTCACCGTCGAGAAGCTCACGCAGATCGGGCTTCGCGGGGCAGGGGGGATGCTCGGGATGGCGCTCGTGCTGTTGCTCGCCCTCGCGCTCGGCGCTGTGGCGCGCGAACTCGGGACGGGCGTCTATGTCGCGCAGCTCGTGGCGGGCACGTTGCCGCCGCCGGTGCTGCTTCCGGTGGTCTTTCTCACGGGCGCGTTCATCGCGTTCTCAACGGGGACAAGCTGGGGCACGTTCGCCATCATGGTACCGATCGCCGTGCCCGTCGCCGTGACGCTCGGGCTGCCCGCTGCGCCGTTCCTGGCGGCGGCGCTCAGCGGCGGCATCTTCGGTGACCACGCCTCGCCAATCTCGGACACGACCATCGTGTCGAGCCTAGCGGCGGCCACCGACCACGTGGCGCACGTCCGTACGCAGTTACCGTACGCACTCATTGCTGCGACCGTGGCCTCGCTCGGGTTTGCCGTCGTCGGCGCGAGCCTGTAGAGGTCAGTGTCCGCGCGCGTCCGGCGTGTTGGCGACGACGCCTAGCTTGGCGAGCCTCACCGTCTTGGCGATCCGTGACACACGAGTCGCCTTGCGCCTCGCTGACTTGATCCACCACAGCACGCCCTTCTTCGACGAGGCGCTGAAGGCCTCGAACTGTGTGGCGGCGGTAGACTCTTCGGCAAGGGCGTCGCGGAGGTCGTCTGGCACAATCAGGTCCTCGACGCTGTCGTAGACCGTCCACGACCCGTCGGCTTTGGCGGCCTCGATCTTCGCTCGGCCCACGTCGGTCATCAGCCCCGCGTTTTCGAGTGCATCGACCCGCGTCTTGTTGAGCCGCGACCAGATGCTCTTCGGCCTGCGCGGGCTGAGGTAGAGCATCGTCCGGTCGGCGTCGAGCTTACGTGGCAGGCTGTCGATCCAGCCGAAGCAGAGTGCTTCTTCGACAACGCTGTCATAATCGACATAGCGCTCGCCCGTGTGCTTCTTGAACGTGACGAGCCAGATGCCGTCGGGCTGCTCGTGGTTGGCAGCGAGCCAGGCGCGCCACGCTGCACGGCTGGTGACTTCGAAGCGGTCGGCGGAGTCGAGGGCGGAGGGCATGGTGTGGCTGTGCTGGTCTCGACCGTGCTAGTCTCGCCGAGGCGCAGACGCCCAGGGGACATCGGGGCTGCGGTAGAAGTTGATGCCGAGCGCCGTCCATCGCGGGGCCTGCGCGCCGAGGCGAAGGCGATAAGCGTCCCAGTCGTGCGCTGCCGCAGGCGCCCACCCGAGGTCGGCGACGCCCGCGAGGCGCGGGAACGCCATGAATTCGAGGTCGGCACGCGTCGAGATCGTCTCGCTCCAGAGTGGTGCCTCGATGCCCTCGATGGCAGTGGCGGGCACGCCGGGCAGCAACGTCGTCGGGTCCCACTCGTAGGCGTCACGGACGCTGTTCAAGCCCGCCCAGCTGAGGCCGAGTACCGTCGAAGCGTCGTACTTGATGTCGAGGTAGACGCGGTCGGCGGGGGAGAGGATGACCGTCGCACCAGCCTCGACCGCCTCGCGGATCTGCGCTTGCGTCTCGGCCTCCGCGGGGCGCCACACCTGCACGATGCTTTGCGGAAGCAGCTCGACCTCGGCGATTTCGTCCCAGCCGATCACTCTCTTGCCATGCTCAGCGACGATGGTCTGCGCATGCGTCATGAAGGACGCGTATTGCTCCGGCGATAGCTCCCGTACCTCGTCGCCGCCGAGGTGGAAATGGCTGCCTGGCGTGGCCTGGGCGAGCGTTCGTACCACATCGGTGACGAAGCGGTACGTCACATCCCGTTCAACGCACACGGTGCTGAAGCCGACTGACGTGCCGGTGTAAAGGGGCGGCGCGACGCCGTCGCAGTTGAGCTCGGCATAGGAGGCAAGCGCCGCGTTCGTGTGTCCAGGTAGGTCGATTTCGGGAACGATGGTGACGTAGCGTTCAGCGGCATACTGGACGAGTGAGGCGTAGTCGTCGAGCGAGAAGAAGCCGCCCGGTCCGCCCCCGACTTCGGTGCTACCGCCGATCTCGGTGAGCCGCGGCCAGCCCGGGATTTCGATGCGCCAGCCCTGGTCGTCGGAGAGATGGAGGTGCAGCCGGTTGAGCTTGTGTAGCGCCATCAGGTCAATCACGCGGCGCACGTCGGCAGGCCCGAAGAAATGGCGCGCGACGTCGAGCATCATGCCGCGCCAGCTAAAGCGAGGCCGGTCCACGACGCGCCCAGACGGGACCGTCAGCGGGACGGGGAAGGCCGCATTGTACTCGACGGCCGGTGGTAGCAGCTGTCGAAGTGTCTGCGTCGCATAGAACCAGCCCGCTGGCTCGTTCGCCGAAAGTGTGATCCGCTCAGGGGAAACGTCGAGGACATAGCCTTCTGCACCAAGCGAGTCGGGAGCCTGGCGGTCGTAGACGATGGGGGAAAGTGAGGAGTGCCGTTCCGAGCGGGCGTAGGCACGAGCCTCGACCACGCGCGGACGCGTAGCCTCGCCGAAGCTGAGGAGGTGGGCGAGCATCGAGGCGATGCGCGCGGCGTTGAGGTCGCCGTCCGGGACGAGGAGAGGCGTCTCCGGCATGACGGTGAAGGGCGCCGCGTCCGTCCACGTTGCCGCGAGCGGGGCAGGGAGAAGAAAGGCCTCCTGGGCCGCTGCAGAGCCCCCGATGCACGCGACCAGAACGAGGATCCAGGTTGATCGAAGCATGACAAAGGCGAATCGTGAACCGAGAGTGCAAGCTACGTGCGCTACAGTGCCTTGGGAGGTTGGACGGTAACAGGGGCCGCGCGATCTTCGACCACCTACTCTCCCCGGACTCACAAAGACCGTTACGCAGTCGTTGACCTACCTGTAGGGAGACTCGAGCCGGATTGCTGACGCACTCCCAGTACCACCCTCCATCGTCATGTATCAGCCTCTCCTGCGGGCATGCGTCCTCACGGTGTGCACGCTTCTCCCTGCATCCGGCCTTCAGGCACAATCCGACGACGATCCTCGCCCGCTCGTGCTTACCGGAGCAGAGGTCCCCGGTCTGCTTGGTGCGGCCGTGACCGCCCCCGTGTGCTACACCTACACAGACGCCGCTTGGAAGCCTTGTCCGCTGCAGATCGACGAGCGCGATGCGCTGGACCCAGCCGCCGCCTATCCCGCTGACATCTTCGACGCCGACGACCTGTTCGGAGGCCCGCTCCAACTCCTCTACACGGCGCCTCAGGACTACCCGCACCCCGGGTTTACCCCGATCGTGCCCGTCGACTCTGATCCGACGTTTGACAGCGACGACGAACTGGTGCTCATGCTCCGCTTCTTCGGCGAGCAAGTCGACCCTGTGGTCTCGCCACCGCCCTTCTCACCGTTGGAGGTCACTGAGTTGGAGGTGAACGACCGCTACGTCTACCTCTACGTGCCAACGATGCCGCTCGACCAGGCGGGGGGCTTCGACCTCGTGGACTACCAGTTCGACCTGCTTGCCGGGACCTTCCCGGACGACTACAACTTCGAGGGCGACGGCTCCCTGCGTGACATCTACGGCGACTTCCTCGGTGCAAACCCCGAATACAGCGCCGTCGAGACAGCGTATTACAAGACCTCGTTTGAAGACCGCTGGATCCAGCGCGAGCTGCTCCTGGCGGACGCAGGCACGAGCGAACGGGAGCGAGCTACCTACGGGGCAGACTTGCTCGACCGCGTCAAGTTGGGAGGGCGCCCGGACCGCATGGGGCGCGACCCGAACTGCTCGCGGTCGATCTACACGGGTAGTACCCGCCGAGGCACGCTTGGTATCCAGAAGGACGGCCCCATTCGGGCGTTGCGCATCGTGCAAGGCTCGAACTCGGGTGGCCTCAACCTGGCTACCTATGCTCTCTACGAGCGCATCATCGTCTATCGCATCGCCCACCAGATGCACAGCACGCCCGGCACAACGATGTACATCGACTACAGCCCATCGATGGCAGGCATGACGTACTACAGCAACCTCCTCCCGGACGGGGTGCCCGTCGATGGCGCGCCCGATCTACCGACTGGTGGCTATTACCAAACCGACTATATCGAATGGGACTATCTCCTGGGGCCGCAGGGCAGCCTCATCAGTCGCTCCGAGGTAGAGACGAACATCCCCGACTTGTTTCCTTACTCCTACTACGAAGACAACACGACGCCTGAAGTCGAGCAGTGCACCGGCGACGCTGCAGCCTATGCCTCCAATGGCAACGTTTACTTCTTTGGGGAGACTACCGGCGGCAACGTTCCCTGGACCGACCCTGCAGACCTGCGTTCGTTCGACAGCGGTGAGCTTCGGACACTGAGCATGGTTCGGAGCGTCGCCCTTGACGGCGTAGAGCGCACAAAGGCAGAGGCCGATCTTCTCCGCACGACCCTTGCGCGCACACCAGCAGCGTCATCCGCCGTGGTAGAGTCAGGTGGCTCAATCCCGGTTGAACTGACTACGTTTGATGCGGTGCAGGACGGAGACGCCGTGGTGTTGCGCTGGACGACGGCCTCCGAGACGATCAACGCCGGGTTCGCCGTCGAGCGGCTCGCTGATGGCGGGGCCTACAAAGAGCTCGCGTTCGTGAGCGGTGCGGGGACGACGACCGAGGCGCAGACCTACACGTGGGCCGACATCGTACTGCCCTTCGAATCCGACGCACTGCGCTACCGCCTGCGCCAGGTCGACTTCGACGGTAGCTACGCCTACTCGCCTGAAGTCGAGGTGACGCGCGCAGTGCCGCAGGCTGTCCGACTTCTGGCACCGTACCCGAACCCGGCCAGCCACCAGGCTTGGATCCGCTACGAGGTGACGCGCCAGGAAGACCTCTGCATCGAACTGCTCGACGTGCTAGGGCGGCGCGTTGCGGTGCTCGCCGAGGGGCCGCATGCAGCAGGGCGCTACGAAGCGGACTGGTCGCTGGCTCGGTTGTCCAGCGGCGTCTACCAGGTGCGTCTGGTCGGCGACAGTGCTGCGCACACGCGCCCGCTGGTCGTAGTGCGATGAGCACGAATCTGATGAACTAAAAATAAAGAGACATATTTGTGTAGGTTGGTGTTGACATGTGTACTTGCGCGCCCTATGTTGTAATTCCTGACGCCGCGCAGCTTGCGCAGTCAATCCAACAGCATCCGCTCATGTATTCACGCCG
Coding sequences:
- a CDS encoding iron-sulfur cluster assembly accessory protein, with protein sequence MSVDIAVAPAKTKKRPNPVILSDRASTEVKKIIANKQIPDGYGLRVGVRGGGCSGMSYILGFDKQKEHDLQFEQDGVAIFMDKRHGLYLMGTTVDYHDGLDARGFVFENPNATETCGCGSSFGA
- a CDS encoding Na+/H+ antiporter NhaC family protein: MSDPTWISLLPPVLAIVLAIWTRQVYASLAAGVWLGWTILNGWNPLAGLGAAIEAAVAVVGDAGNARVLGFTLVIGALIATIEASGGVRGFVDWLERRRLVTSGRRARLLAFVIGVVIFIESNITVLVAGAVGRPLFDRYRLSREKLAYLIDATSASVCILIPLNAWGAYVLALLGEVGVDDPLGTFVAAIPLNLYALAAVTLAAIVAVTGWTIGPMKRAEARAATGQIADDDAAPMLDEAALVPDPTTAIPPRPVNMLLPLGVMVVMMPLGLLITGGGDLRAGSGSTSVLWAVLAGLAVAWVLLLAQRAFTVEKLTQIGLRGAGGMLGMALVLLLALALGAVARELGTGVYVAQLVAGTLPPPVLLPVVFLTGAFIAFSTGTSWGTFAIMVPIAVPVAVTLGLPAAPFLAAALSGGIFGDHASPISDTTIVSSLAAATDHVAHVRTQLPYALIAATVASLGFAVVGASL
- a CDS encoding YdeI/OmpD-associated family protein — its product is MPSALDSADRFEVTSRAAWRAWLAANHEQPDGIWLVTFKKHTGERYVDYDSVVEEALCFGWIDSLPRKLDADRTMLYLSPRRPKSIWSRLNKTRVDALENAGLMTDVGRAKIEAAKADGSWTVYDSVEDLIVPDDLRDALAEESTAATQFEAFSASSKKGVLWWIKSARRKATRVSRIAKTVRLAKLGVVANTPDARGH
- a CDS encoding family 20 glycosylhydrolase, coding for MLRSTWILVLVACIGGSAAAQEAFLLPAPLAATWTDAAPFTVMPETPLLVPDGDLNAARIASMLAHLLSFGEATRPRVVEARAYARSERHSSLSPIVYDRQAPDSLGAEGYVLDVSPERITLSANEPAGWFYATQTLRQLLPPAVEYNAAFPVPLTVPSGRVVDRPRFSWRGMMLDVARHFFGPADVRRVIDLMALHKLNRLHLHLSDDQGWRIEIPGWPRLTEIGGSTEVGGGPGGFFSLDDYASLVQYAAERYVTIVPEIDLPGHTNAALASYAELNCDGVAPPLYTGTSVGFSTVCVERDVTYRFVTDVVRTLAQATPGSHFHLGGDEVRELSPEQYASFMTHAQTIVAEHGKRVIGWDEIAEVELLPQSIVQVWRPAEAETQAQIREAVEAGATVILSPADRVYLDIKYDASTVLGLSWAGLNSVRDAYEWDPTTLLPGVPATAIEGIEAPLWSETISTRADLEFMAFPRLAGVADLGWAPAAAHDWDAYRLRLGAQAPRWTALGINFYRSPDVPWASAPRRD
- a CDS encoding T9SS type A sorting domain-containing protein, translated to MYQPLLRACVLTVCTLLPASGLQAQSDDDPRPLVLTGAEVPGLLGAAVTAPVCYTYTDAAWKPCPLQIDERDALDPAAAYPADIFDADDLFGGPLQLLYTAPQDYPHPGFTPIVPVDSDPTFDSDDELVLMLRFFGEQVDPVVSPPPFSPLEVTELEVNDRYVYLYVPTMPLDQAGGFDLVDYQFDLLAGTFPDDYNFEGDGSLRDIYGDFLGANPEYSAVETAYYKTSFEDRWIQRELLLADAGTSERERATYGADLLDRVKLGGRPDRMGRDPNCSRSIYTGSTRRGTLGIQKDGPIRALRIVQGSNSGGLNLATYALYERIIVYRIAHQMHSTPGTTMYIDYSPSMAGMTYYSNLLPDGVPVDGAPDLPTGGYYQTDYIEWDYLLGPQGSLISRSEVETNIPDLFPYSYYEDNTTPEVEQCTGDAAAYASNGNVYFFGETTGGNVPWTDPADLRSFDSGELRTLSMVRSVALDGVERTKAEADLLRTTLARTPAASSAVVESGGSIPVELTTFDAVQDGDAVVLRWTTASETINAGFAVERLADGGAYKELAFVSGAGTTTEAQTYTWADIVLPFESDALRYRLRQVDFDGSYAYSPEVEVTRAVPQAVRLLAPYPNPASHQAWIRYEVTRQEDLCIELLDVLGRRVAVLAEGPHAAGRYEADWSLARLSSGVYQVRLVGDSAAHTRPLVVVR